In a genomic window of Pedobacter sp. KBS0701:
- a CDS encoding rhomboid family intramembrane serine protease, translating to MNSTFKDLKYKVFQSGNPIFFYIGINVLLFLIIAVIGVFSWLSGKGDLISPLVREYVGLPASISKLPERFYTVFTYMFIHDGVLHILFNMLGLFWFGNIFMNFLKSRQFHFVYLAGGLFGGLFAVAILNIFPVYAAGLTNVTIVGASAAVMSIIFAAATLVPNYTIVLFIFGEVKIKWIAIVYFVLDFIAIGSINAGGSLAHIGGALLGFTFIKSLQNGRDWSKLFERKPKLKVVRNEKPVKKPEFKGGVSQQEIDAILDKISTSGYDKLTAVEKEKLFKASKD from the coding sequence ATGAATAGTACTTTCAAAGATTTAAAATACAAGGTTTTTCAATCTGGCAACCCAATATTCTTTTACATTGGCATTAACGTGCTGTTGTTTCTGATTATCGCTGTTATTGGGGTATTTAGTTGGCTAAGTGGCAAAGGAGATTTGATCAGTCCGTTGGTTAGGGAGTATGTAGGTTTACCTGCAAGCATTTCTAAATTACCAGAACGTTTTTACACCGTATTCACCTACATGTTTATTCATGATGGGGTTCTTCACATCCTGTTTAATATGCTGGGCTTATTCTGGTTCGGCAATATATTCATGAATTTCTTAAAAAGCAGGCAATTTCATTTTGTTTACCTTGCGGGTGGTTTATTTGGCGGTTTGTTTGCGGTAGCCATATTAAATATATTCCCGGTATATGCAGCAGGATTAACCAATGTAACCATAGTAGGTGCCTCTGCGGCAGTAATGTCCATTATTTTTGCTGCGGCGACGCTAGTTCCCAACTATACCATTGTGCTTTTCATTTTTGGGGAGGTTAAAATCAAGTGGATTGCGATTGTATATTTTGTTCTCGATTTTATTGCTATCGGCTCAATAAATGCAGGTGGAAGTTTAGCACATATTGGTGGCGCACTTTTGGGTTTCACCTTTATTAAAAGTTTACAAAACGGAAGAGATTGGAGCAAGCTCTTTGAGCGTAAGCCAAAATTAAAAGTTGTTCGGAATGAAAAACCTGTTAAAAAACCCGAATTCAAAGGTGGCGTTTCTCAACAGGAAATAGATGCCATTTTAGACAAAATATCGACTTCAGGGTACGATAAATTAACAGCAGTAGAAAAAGAAAAACTATTTAAGGCAAGTAAAGATTAA
- a CDS encoding TonB-dependent receptor: MPLKYYLALLSFLFLSTSIFAQKKFTLSGTIRDAGTGETLIGATVRISGASTAATLTNNYGYFALTQTQGTYTVAVSYTGYTSIVKTINLTKDTKLNEELRSANDLDEVNVSANNRKNENVKSAQMGLERIDMKTLNSIPVLLGERDILKTIQLLPGVKSGGEGNTGFYVRGGAADQNLIILDEAVVYNSSHLLGFFSTFNADAIKDVSLYKGGMPAQYGGRLSSVLDVKMDDGNNKEFKFQGGIGLIASRLKAEGPIVKDRGSFMVSFRRTYIDLFLRASPDSSVNGSTLNFYDINAKANYKINDKNTIYISGYFGKDNIGVKDLFENNWGNVTTTIRLNHIFNDRLFSNTSLIYNNYNYTVRLLNDATNFKATSLVRDFNFKEDFQYFSNKHILRFGLNATQHRISPIDIDSDVSSQVNSLTQERRYGIESAAYISDEWNVNEHLNFLYGVRLAAFSLMGPGNFNNYNAAGEITSTENVGKGKFYKNYLNLEPRFSVSYLFNEENSIKASYNRNTQNVHILTNATSSSPTDQYVLSSNNIKPEVADQVALGYFKNIKENTYELSAEIYYKWLQNQIDYKNAAQLLANSNVESELIYGVGRAYGMELFFKKKFGKLNGWVGYTLSRTERKFTELNNGKYFPARQDRTHDISLVGIYNMTSRWTFSSSFIYSTGNAVTYPAGKYTVGGQPAYYYTQRNAGRMPYNMRLDISATLDGKKKGKYQSSWNFGIYNVLARKNPYSIEFITDPQNPNKTAAQQTSLFGLIPSVTWNFKF; encoded by the coding sequence ATGCCCCTAAAATACTACTTAGCTTTATTATCCTTCCTTTTTCTATCTACCTCTATTTTTGCTCAAAAGAAATTTACCCTTAGCGGCACTATTCGCGATGCAGGCACAGGCGAAACCTTAATTGGCGCAACGGTAAGAATTTCCGGAGCTTCTACCGCAGCAACCTTAACCAATAATTATGGATATTTTGCCTTAACGCAGACCCAAGGAACCTACACGGTGGCGGTAAGTTATACCGGCTATACATCCATCGTTAAAACCATCAATTTAACAAAAGATACCAAGTTAAATGAGGAATTAAGAAGTGCGAACGATTTAGATGAAGTAAATGTCAGTGCCAATAACCGTAAAAACGAAAATGTAAAAAGTGCGCAAATGGGTTTGGAAAGAATTGATATGAAAACGCTCAATTCCATTCCCGTATTGCTTGGAGAAAGAGATATTTTAAAAACCATCCAATTGTTGCCGGGTGTAAAATCTGGTGGCGAAGGAAATACGGGTTTCTATGTTCGTGGTGGTGCTGCCGATCAGAATTTAATCATTTTAGATGAGGCTGTGGTGTATAACTCTTCGCATCTTCTGGGCTTTTTCTCTACTTTTAATGCCGATGCGATTAAGGATGTAAGTTTATATAAGGGGGGCATGCCGGCACAGTATGGAGGCCGTTTATCATCTGTTTTAGATGTTAAAATGGATGATGGAAACAATAAAGAATTTAAGTTTCAGGGCGGTATTGGTTTAATTGCCTCGCGTTTAAAAGCTGAAGGACCAATTGTAAAAGACAGAGGCTCATTCATGGTGAGTTTTCGCAGAACCTATATAGATCTGTTTTTAAGGGCTTCGCCAGATTCGTCGGTGAATGGAAGCACGCTGAATTTTTACGATATTAATGCAAAGGCGAATTATAAAATCAATGATAAAAACACCATTTATATTTCGGGCTATTTTGGTAAGGATAATATTGGTGTGAAGGATTTGTTTGAGAATAACTGGGGAAACGTAACCACCACCATCCGCTTAAACCATATTTTTAACGATCGCTTGTTTTCTAATACTTCGTTAATTTACAACAACTACAATTATACCGTTCGTTTGTTAAATGATGCGACTAATTTTAAGGCTACTTCGCTGGTACGCGATTTTAATTTTAAAGAAGATTTTCAGTATTTCAGTAACAAACATATTCTCAGGTTCGGGCTAAATGCTACCCAGCACCGCATATCGCCGATTGATATTGATAGCGATGTATCCTCGCAGGTAAATTCGCTTACGCAAGAGCGTAGGTATGGGATAGAGTCTGCTGCCTATATTTCTGATGAATGGAATGTAAACGAGCATCTTAACTTTTTATATGGTGTAAGGCTGGCCGCTTTTTCTTTAATGGGGCCAGGAAATTTTAATAATTACAATGCAGCAGGCGAAATCACCTCAACAGAAAATGTGGGCAAAGGCAAGTTTTACAAAAACTATCTCAACCTCGAGCCCCGCTTTTCAGTGAGTTACCTGTTTAACGAAGAAAATTCTATTAAGGCATCGTACAACCGCAATACGCAGAATGTTCACATTTTAACCAATGCCACTTCCAGTTCACCAACCGATCAATATGTGTTGAGCAGCAATAATATCAAACCAGAAGTTGCCGATCAGGTAGCGCTGGGTTATTTTAAAAATATTAAGGAGAATACTTACGAGCTATCAGCCGAAATTTATTATAAATGGTTGCAAAACCAGATCGATTATAAGAATGCCGCCCAGTTGCTGGCCAATTCGAATGTAGAATCGGAACTGATATACGGCGTAGGTAGAGCTTACGGGATGGAATTGTTTTTTAAAAAGAAATTTGGCAAGCTGAATGGCTGGGTAGGATATACCTTATCCCGCACTGAGCGCAAATTTACAGAACTGAATAACGGCAAATATTTTCCGGCCAGGCAAGACCGTACACACGATATTTCGTTGGTTGGTATTTACAACATGACCTCAAGGTGGACATTTTCGTCAAGCTTTATTTACAGTACCGGTAATGCAGTTACCTATCCGGCAGGGAAATATACCGTTGGCGGGCAACCGGCCTACTATTACACCCAGCGCAATGCAGGCCGCATGCCTTACAATATGCGTTTAGATATAAGTGCCACATTAGATGGCAAGAAAAAAGGCAAATACCAATCGAGCTGGAATTTTGGTATTTACAATGTGCTGGCCAGAAAAAATCCTTATTCCATAGAGTTCATTACCGATCCGCAAAATCCGAACAAAACTGCTGCACAGCAAACCTCTCTTTTCGGACTTATTCCATCTGTTACCTGGAATTTTAAATTTTAA
- a CDS encoding endonuclease/exonuclease/phosphatase family protein, with translation MDKLLLPIAFMLAVALLLGVLAGNMDPRKHAIIAFFGLAYPFILFANIIFLVWWFIGKKWIFAIATILVIALGAKTLKATFAIGGDEGGAEKADNSIRMMTYNVHSFKLYGEDNTESVKEKMLQVVKDQNPDIICFQEFFTRYKGAFDTVDSLKALLNTKYYYFVPINKNDYEAVGLAIFSKYPIKNSGKIPFVEGFSNNMSIYADLNIKGKILRVYNVHFQSISFEKQDYEYLDKVKEMNTELQPSKRILRMLKNAFLKRSGQVDIMKKEMATCKTPYLIAGDFNDTPASYVVTQITAGLNNSFIKKGNGFGKTYNGKFPNFQIDYIATSKELEVLNYKITQAKLSDHFPVRSDLRFVP, from the coding sequence ATGGATAAACTCCTCTTGCCTATTGCCTTTATGTTGGCAGTAGCTTTGCTTTTGGGAGTTCTGGCCGGAAATATGGATCCAAGAAAACATGCCATTATTGCTTTTTTCGGTCTCGCCTACCCCTTTATTCTATTCGCTAATATCATCTTTCTGGTTTGGTGGTTTATAGGCAAAAAATGGATTTTTGCAATCGCAACCATTCTGGTGATCGCACTTGGTGCTAAAACTTTAAAAGCAACCTTTGCCATTGGCGGCGATGAAGGTGGAGCTGAAAAAGCAGACAATAGCATCAGAATGATGACTTATAATGTGCACAGTTTTAAACTATATGGTGAAGACAATACCGAATCGGTAAAAGAAAAAATGCTTCAGGTGGTGAAAGACCAAAATCCCGATATTATCTGTTTCCAGGAATTTTTTACGCGTTACAAAGGCGCATTTGATACTGTTGATAGCTTGAAAGCATTATTGAACACAAAATACTATTACTTCGTACCCATCAATAAAAATGACTATGAGGCCGTTGGCTTGGCCATATTTTCCAAATATCCTATTAAAAATTCTGGCAAAATCCCTTTTGTTGAAGGTTTCTCCAATAACATGAGTATTTATGCCGATTTAAATATTAAGGGCAAAATCCTGAGGGTCTATAACGTACATTTTCAATCTATTTCTTTTGAAAAACAGGATTACGAATACCTGGATAAGGTAAAAGAAATGAATACCGAACTGCAACCATCCAAACGGATTTTAAGAATGCTGAAAAATGCCTTTTTGAAACGGAGCGGTCAGGTAGATATTATGAAAAAGGAAATGGCCACCTGTAAAACACCTTACCTTATTGCAGGCGATTTTAACGATACGCCAGCATCTTATGTGGTTACGCAAATTACCGCCGGTTTAAACAATAGTTTTATTAAAAAGGGTAATGGCTTTGGTAAAACCTATAATGGTAAATTTCCCAATTTTCAGATTGATTATATTGCTACTTCTAAAGAACTCGAGGTGTTAAACTACAAAATTACCCAAGCCAAATTATCTGATCACTTTCCGGTGCGCAGCGATTTGAGGTTTGTTCCCTAA
- a CDS encoding D-glycerate dehydrogenase — MKVFISGNLAPVGLKELEENNITITQWKENRQITAEELIEACHHQDALISVGPNKLNAAFLNACSHLKVIALHSVGFDQVDVTTAKKLNIPIGNTPGVLSGATADTAFLLMLAVSRKAFFSHKKIIQGEWKNYEPSPELGIEVNGKTLGVFGLGKIGLEMAKKCAAAYQMEVIYHNRSRNEEAEREIGAKYVSFEKLLAQSDVLSIHTALTPETKDKFTLDVFKKMKPNSIFINTARGGIHNEKDLIKALQEKIIWGAGLDVTNPEPMDKNNPLLAMENVAILPHIGSATEETRAAMARIIVQNIVAGLKGEKLPFEVM; from the coding sequence ATGAAAGTATTTATAAGCGGCAATCTTGCTCCAGTTGGTTTAAAGGAACTGGAAGAAAATAATATTACCATTACTCAATGGAAAGAAAACAGGCAGATTACTGCCGAAGAACTGATTGAAGCCTGCCATCATCAGGATGCGTTGATTAGTGTTGGCCCCAATAAGCTTAATGCAGCATTTTTAAATGCCTGTAGCCACTTAAAGGTGATCGCGCTACATTCAGTAGGTTTCGACCAGGTAGATGTAACTACCGCTAAAAAATTAAACATTCCTATTGGTAATACGCCCGGAGTTTTGAGCGGTGCAACTGCTGATACTGCTTTTTTACTGATGCTGGCTGTATCGCGAAAGGCTTTTTTCTCGCATAAAAAAATCATTCAGGGAGAGTGGAAAAACTACGAGCCCTCGCCAGAACTCGGAATTGAAGTAAATGGGAAAACCCTCGGTGTTTTTGGCCTGGGCAAAATTGGGTTAGAAATGGCCAAAAAATGTGCTGCAGCCTACCAAATGGAGGTGATTTACCACAACCGATCGCGTAACGAAGAAGCTGAAAGAGAAATCGGCGCAAAATATGTATCCTTCGAAAAACTTTTGGCACAAAGTGATGTACTCTCTATCCATACGGCGCTAACGCCCGAAACGAAAGATAAATTTACACTTGATGTTTTTAAGAAGATGAAGCCCAATTCTATTTTTATTAATACAGCCAGAGGTGGTATCCATAACGAAAAGGATTTAATTAAAGCCTTACAAGAGAAAATAATATGGGGAGCCGGTTTGGATGTAACGAACCCGGAACCAATGGATAAAAATAATCCCTTGTTGGCTATGGAAAACGTTGCCATTTTACCACATATTGGCTCAGCCACCGAAGAAACGAGAGCAGCAATGGCCAGAATTATCGTTCAGAATATCGTTGCAGGGCTAAAAGGGGAGAAGCTGCCGTTTGAAGTGATGTAA
- a CDS encoding carboxypeptidase regulatory-like domain-containing protein, with product MKIFRLSFIILSLLSTLSFSSSAQTDTISINTIITKTNKVLSDYPSEKIYLHFDKPYYAVADTVWFKAYVTENQNFLSGISKIIYVDVINQKDSLIQTLKLPITGGFAYGSFPLDQINYKQGNYHIRAYTLWMLNSDDPAYFNKTFYVGEAIDKEVKTHITYKNTSTDKLEKIDARVQFKDANNKPYANKNVSWQVVTSFTVIAKGRGTTDANGYLTIAMSNAQKAEYQLQKGELITSINTTDKDVVSNSFQLKNAILSKDFQFFPEGGSLIAGLTNKVAFKAIKSDGLGINSKGTVTDNDGKTVATFAAQHLGMGSFNLLAETGKTYKAAVTYADGTTQNYNLPAVAANGVSVIIDNSSADNIAIKISANDAFFEQNQGKKLYLIAQSKGVICYGAQTALSNKEYNTTVLKSKFPTGIAQFTLFNEFGKPLSERLVFVQHKNTMAVTLTSAATTYGIKKKVKINVAAKKDGAPVEGSFSVAVVDETKVPSSEDATSTILTGLLLSSDVKGYIEKANYYFNAPDAKKNSDLDVLLLTQGYRSFKYTDIIANKLPKIDFLPEQGIEISGILRQNNGIPVRKGALLLSIPDKRFNLEGTTDPVGNFKFSNLVFNDSSKVTITAKYNVNYKNMTLSLNGAPVPTLTRNFSAAEEVLNIDSALTSYLDNSKRQYAYLHTLKDVNIKATVVPKVSHKDYPALSGLSQMADHEVSGDRFKGCGLLINCLQGMLAGVTFADNNFYVTRDYNQGKKIPMGIFINGMNVDVNQINTLDPNQLESVEVFLRDDLGLVNRANNVNGVIVFNQKKAPKGTKITKAQLMDMLPKYYELTFSPQGYNKEKQFYSPKYDVPASMNRNDLRTTIYWNPKVVTDVTGNTSFEYYNADGRGQYKVIIEGIDANGNLGRAIFKYTVK from the coding sequence ATGAAGATTTTTAGATTATCGTTTATCATACTGTCACTTTTATCAACATTAAGTTTTTCTTCTTCGGCCCAAACCGATACCATTAGCATAAATACCATCATTACCAAAACCAACAAGGTATTGAGCGATTACCCTTCCGAAAAAATTTATCTTCATTTCGATAAGCCTTATTATGCTGTTGCCGATACGGTTTGGTTTAAAGCTTATGTTACCGAAAACCAGAATTTCTTATCCGGAATTAGTAAGATCATTTATGTGGATGTTATCAATCAGAAAGATTCCCTTATCCAAACCTTAAAATTACCCATTACCGGTGGTTTTGCTTATGGCAGTTTTCCCCTAGACCAGATCAACTATAAACAAGGTAATTACCACATCAGGGCTTATACGCTATGGATGCTCAACAGTGATGATCCCGCTTATTTTAACAAGACCTTTTATGTAGGCGAAGCGATTGACAAGGAGGTAAAAACCCATATCACTTATAAAAATACTTCTACAGATAAGTTAGAAAAAATTGATGCCCGTGTACAATTTAAAGATGCCAATAACAAACCCTACGCCAATAAAAATGTAAGCTGGCAGGTGGTTACCAGTTTTACGGTAATTGCCAAAGGCAGAGGTACAACAGATGCGAACGGTTATTTAACCATCGCGATGAGCAATGCACAGAAAGCGGAATATCAATTACAAAAAGGTGAATTGATTACCAGCATTAATACCACTGATAAAGATGTGGTGAGCAATAGCTTTCAACTTAAAAACGCTATTTTAAGCAAAGATTTTCAATTTTTCCCTGAAGGTGGGAGTTTAATTGCCGGCTTAACCAACAAGGTAGCCTTCAAAGCCATTAAAAGTGATGGTTTGGGCATTAACTCAAAAGGTACGGTAACCGATAATGATGGCAAAACTGTTGCTACTTTTGCGGCTCAGCATTTGGGGATGGGTAGTTTCAACTTATTGGCCGAGACTGGAAAAACGTACAAAGCAGCTGTTACCTATGCAGATGGAACCACTCAAAATTATAATTTGCCAGCTGTTGCCGCAAATGGCGTTTCTGTAATTATAGATAACAGCAGTGCAGATAATATAGCCATAAAAATTTCGGCTAACGATGCCTTCTTTGAACAGAACCAAGGCAAAAAGCTTTATTTAATCGCGCAAAGTAAAGGTGTTATCTGTTATGGTGCACAAACTGCATTATCAAATAAAGAATATAATACTACTGTGCTTAAATCAAAATTTCCTACCGGAATTGCCCAGTTTACGCTGTTTAACGAGTTTGGTAAACCCTTAAGCGAAAGATTGGTTTTTGTTCAGCACAAAAATACCATGGCGGTAACGCTAACCAGTGCTGCAACTACTTATGGAATCAAGAAAAAGGTTAAGATAAATGTTGCTGCTAAAAAAGATGGCGCCCCTGTAGAAGGTAGCTTCTCGGTAGCTGTTGTAGATGAAACCAAAGTTCCATCCAGCGAAGATGCAACCAGTACGATATTAACCGGCCTGTTATTAAGTAGCGATGTTAAAGGTTACATTGAAAAAGCAAATTATTACTTTAATGCACCTGACGCAAAGAAAAATTCAGATTTAGATGTATTGCTCCTTACCCAGGGATACCGCAGTTTTAAATATACCGATATCATTGCCAATAAATTGCCAAAAATTGATTTCTTACCGGAACAAGGAATCGAAATTTCTGGTATTTTAAGACAGAACAACGGCATACCGGTGAGGAAAGGTGCATTATTATTGAGTATTCCGGATAAACGTTTCAATTTGGAAGGCACTACCGACCCGGTTGGGAATTTTAAATTTTCGAACCTGGTATTTAACGACTCCTCTAAAGTAACCATTACCGCTAAGTATAATGTAAACTATAAAAACATGACCTTAAGCTTAAATGGTGCACCAGTACCGACATTAACCAGAAACTTTAGTGCAGCTGAAGAGGTTTTAAATATAGACAGTGCTTTAACCAGTTATTTAGATAACAGCAAAAGACAATATGCTTATTTGCATACACTAAAAGATGTAAATATTAAAGCCACAGTGGTTCCGAAAGTAAGTCATAAGGATTACCCCGCACTGAGCGGACTAAGCCAAATGGCCGACCATGAAGTTAGTGGCGATCGGTTTAAAGGCTGTGGTTTATTGATTAATTGTTTACAAGGTATGCTTGCGGGGGTTACCTTTGCCGATAATAACTTTTACGTAACCCGCGATTACAACCAGGGCAAAAAAATCCCGATGGGTATTTTCATCAATGGTATGAACGTGGATGTTAACCAAATCAATACATTAGATCCGAACCAGCTTGAATCGGTTGAGGTATTTTTAAGAGACGATTTAGGTTTGGTGAACCGTGCCAACAATGTAAACGGTGTAATTGTATTTAACCAGAAAAAAGCACCTAAAGGCACCAAGATTACGAAAGCTCAGTTAATGGATATGCTTCCTAAATACTATGAGCTTACTTTCTCGCCACAGGGTTATAACAAAGAAAAACAGTTCTACTCACCTAAATATGATGTTCCTGCCAGCATGAACCGGAACGATTTAAGAACCACCATTTATTGGAATCCTAAAGTAGTTACAGACGTAACGGGTAATACTTCTTTTGAATATTATAACGCTGATGGAAGAGGACAGTACAAAGTAATTATCGAAGGAATAGATGCCAATGGAAATTTGGGAAGAGCGATTTTTAAGTACACCGTAAAATAA
- a CDS encoding rhomboid family intramembrane serine protease, with protein MNNIYIPPVVKNLLIINILFFAASYLLTTLHLDDRLAVYYFDSPKFEIWQPITYMFMHGGIAHIFFNMFALYSFGSILESRWGGKKFIIFYFITGLGALALQWAVQAYEVHQIIGSATNNGKINLPALFQGEFNTAQLSITQAVTLRSIYFGGMVGASGAIFGLLVAFGMLYPNAELLIMFIPVPVKAKYIIPIYILVELSLGVAQFEGDSIAHYAHLGGALIGFILVKIWKDKNDTFYTLYE; from the coding sequence ATGAATAACATATATATTCCACCGGTAGTAAAAAACCTACTGATTATTAACATCCTATTTTTCGCGGCTAGTTACCTGCTCACAACGCTCCACCTTGATGACCGGTTAGCAGTATATTATTTCGATTCCCCGAAGTTTGAGATCTGGCAGCCTATCACCTATATGTTTATGCATGGTGGCATTGCGCATATTTTCTTTAACATGTTTGCATTGTACTCTTTTGGAAGTATTCTCGAATCAAGATGGGGAGGCAAAAAGTTTATTATCTTTTATTTTATTACCGGATTAGGCGCTCTGGCATTGCAGTGGGCCGTACAGGCTTACGAAGTACACCAGATTATCGGTAGTGCGACCAACAACGGGAAGATAAATCTTCCCGCACTATTTCAGGGCGAATTTAATACAGCACAACTCTCTATAACGCAAGCGGTTACACTTAGAAGCATCTATTTTGGTGGTATGGTTGGTGCCTCAGGTGCGATATTTGGCTTACTGGTTGCCTTTGGCATGCTTTATCCAAATGCCGAATTATTAATCATGTTTATTCCTGTTCCGGTAAAAGCCAAATATATTATACCAATTTATATTTTAGTAGAGTTATCTTTGGGTGTTGCCCAGTTTGAAGGCGATTCTATTGCCCATTATGCGCATCTTGGGGGCGCCTTAATTGGTTTTATACTCGTTAAAATATGGAAAGATAAGAACGATACATTTTATACACTCTATGAATAG
- a CDS encoding DUF4249 domain-containing protein, giving the protein MKKLTIYFALFTLCLASCKKIISIDTENADPQLVIEGIINNQLMDQEIKISKTIGYTEENVFPKISGAMVTVTDSKGNTFVFKEGTKPGTYVNRMKGEPGVTYNLNATVEGQNYTASSKMPNVVKMDSIGIINNTFFGRERKTAAVFFKDPVNEVNFYHFNLYVNDVLSRRYYASNDRLTNGNDLRIQLFFKPNNDHDSDELNANDKVRVEMECVDSNIFNYWYALSEQADRGPNQGTTPANPTSNLSNNALGYFSANTYQVLTATVK; this is encoded by the coding sequence ATGAAAAAACTGACCATATATTTTGCCTTATTTACCTTGTGCCTCGCTTCATGCAAGAAAATCATTTCTATCGATACGGAGAATGCCGACCCACAGTTAGTGATTGAAGGGATCATTAATAACCAGTTGATGGACCAGGAAATTAAAATCAGCAAAACGATAGGGTATACCGAGGAAAATGTTTTTCCGAAAATTTCGGGTGCCATGGTTACCGTAACCGATAGCAAGGGAAATACGTTTGTATTTAAAGAAGGAACTAAGCCAGGTACTTATGTTAATCGCATGAAGGGTGAGCCTGGTGTTACCTATAATTTAAATGCGACTGTCGAAGGACAAAACTATACCGCCAGTTCTAAAATGCCTAATGTGGTTAAGATGGATTCAATCGGGATCATTAATAACACTTTTTTTGGTCGTGAACGCAAAACAGCGGCAGTCTTCTTTAAAGATCCGGTTAATGAAGTAAATTTCTACCATTTTAACCTCTATGTAAATGATGTGTTGTCGCGACGCTATTATGCCAGTAACGACAGGCTAACCAATGGTAACGATCTGCGGATCCAGCTCTTTTTTAAACCCAATAATGATCACGACAGCGATGAGCTGAATGCCAATGATAAGGTTAGGGTTGAAATGGAATGTGTTGACAGTAATATTTTTAATTATTGGTATGCACTAAGCGAGCAAGCAGACCGCGGGCCTAATCAGGGTACCACGCCGGCCAACCCCACATCAAACCTTTCGAATAATGCATTGGGGTATTTCAGTGCAAACACCTACCAGGTACTCACGGCTACTGTAAAGTAA
- a CDS encoding nitroreductase family protein, with amino-acid sequence MSLIDALNWRYAVKKMNGQPVEQEKVDKIIAAAHLAPTSSGLQPFKLIVVTNQELKEKIAPIAFNQSQVIDSSHLLIFAANENYTEEGIDAVFNRMNAERGLPLDTTDAYKAQLKGMILSRTAEENFNHAARQAYIAFGIAIAEAAVLKVDATPMEGFNGPALDELLGLDKKGLKSVTLLPLGNRDEAGDWLVNLKKVRSPKEEFLIEFK; translated from the coding sequence ATGAGCTTAATAGATGCCCTGAACTGGCGTTATGCCGTTAAGAAAATGAACGGTCAGCCTGTTGAACAAGAAAAGGTTGATAAAATTATTGCTGCAGCACATTTGGCACCAACATCATCAGGTTTACAGCCTTTTAAATTAATTGTGGTAACCAACCAGGAATTAAAAGAGAAAATTGCGCCGATTGCTTTTAACCAATCGCAAGTGATCGATTCTTCTCACCTGTTAATTTTCGCGGCAAACGAAAATTACACAGAAGAAGGCATTGATGCCGTTTTTAACAGAATGAATGCAGAGCGTGGCTTACCACTGGATACCACAGATGCCTATAAGGCACAACTTAAAGGCATGATCTTATCCAGAACTGCAGAAGAAAACTTCAACCATGCAGCCCGTCAGGCTTATATTGCTTTCGGTATTGCCATTGCAGAAGCTGCGGTACTAAAAGTAGACGCTACACCAATGGAAGGTTTTAACGGACCTGCATTAGATGAACTTTTAGGCTTAGATAAAAAAGGTTTAAAAAGTGTTACCCTATTGCCATTAGGAAACAGGGACGAGGCCGGCGATTGGTTGGTAAATCTTAAAAAAGTACGTTCACCTAAAGAAGAATTCTTGATCGAGTTTAAATAA